In the Rhinoderma darwinii isolate aRhiDar2 chromosome 13, aRhiDar2.hap1, whole genome shotgun sequence genome, one interval contains:
- the LOC142665502 gene encoding uncharacterized protein LOC142665502, whose translation MSSGWDSFFMSNSNRTLTEIMDVGFVSAVRANSSPYLPLEQLDHRTKSGASPVFIKSTPLTNGAGRLWLGVEDIGPNVCRSPLNPDGSVFEQSTSDPINQFNNSIVEVFYGEKVSTPYKDEEILENSDPVVVDFTFSKMQDSELVLNAVGQQKPAPPMWEISEINSALEENTPSIDVSISDLRFPNGSSESEPVAFAQPSVPFAQWVGVEHKDVGRSFLQPFRYQRQLSASEIPIVSLAPPFRSFQISAVTPDESEWQFEVTGAKAP comes from the coding sequence ATGTCTTCTGGCTGGGATAGCTTCTTCATGTCCAACTCCAATCGCACATTGACTGAGATTATGGATGTGGGATTTGTTTCAGCAGTGCGGGCTAATTCTTCTCCCTACCTACCACTTGAGCAGTTGGACCACAGAACCAAGTCTGGTGCATCCCCAGTCTTTATAAAGTCCACACCGCTGACTAATGGAGCAGGGAGGCTATGGCTGGGAGTGGAAGACATTGGACCGAACGTTTGCAGATCTCCACTTAATCCTGATGGTTCAGTCTTTGAACAGTCAACATCTGACCCTATAAACCAATTTAATAACTCTATTGTAGAGGTCTTCTATGGAGAAAAAGTTTCTACACCTTATAAGGATGAAGAGATCTTGGAGAACTCTGACCCTGTAGTAGTTGATTTTACCTTCTCAAAGATGCAAGATTCAGAATTGGTTCTTAATGCTGTTGGGCAACAGAAGCCTGCTCCACCAATGTGGGAAATCTCTGAAATAAATTCTGCACTGGAAGAGAACACTCCTTCAATAGATGTGTCAATCTCTGACTTGAGGTTTCCAAATGGCTCTAGTGAATCTGAACCAGTGGCTTTTGCTCAGCCGTCTGTGCCCTTTGCTCAGTGGGTAGGTGTTGAGCACAAAGATGTGGGGCGCTCTTTCCTTCAACCTTTCCGATACCAGCGCCAGTTAAGTGCATCAGAGATCCCAATTGTCAGTCTTGCCCCTCCATTCCGCTCCTTTCAGATTTCTGCAGTGACTCCTGATGAATCAGAGTGGCAGTTTGAGGTAACTGGGGCAAAGGCTCCTTAA